From Brassica oleracea var. oleracea cultivar TO1000 chromosome C3, BOL, whole genome shotgun sequence, a single genomic window includes:
- the LOC106328102 gene encoding interactor of constitutive active ROPs 3-like: protein MQTQKASNGSPDVPKKASPRAARPLKITALEPDSSSSPISANNRTPKNKSPKVLDRRSPRSPVSEKKRPSRITELESLVSQLHEELKKAKDQVIESETSKKQAELEAEESRKQLEELSSKLQEKHNQECDFKSVASGDEIAGLAFVVEEIRQLKHQIENVASSEANHMKQAELRNSEIHLLRGNLMETLFLVENFRNQVRDCEVSEAETEALATETLRQLENAKKAVEELKSDGAKAVESYKKMAGELEQSKSRMVLLEALVTKDKDYEEVSSLRCEVERLREALEASDRKGQEGSVEASSRLRIQAELQSELKIARSEIDELKGRLVEKEAELEFVSEEKDNLYLKETDVETELKQLKEEMETFKADLMDKETELQIVSDESETLKSDINKRERDVQDVLVKLGIAMEEADKSSKRAVRVAEQLDATQASNSEMEVELRKLKVQSNQWRKAAEAATAMLSAENNGKCDKTNSPYSEDVDDEVTKKKNVNVLKKIGVLWKKPQK from the exons TAATGGATCTCCAGATGTTCCTAAGAAAGCATCTCCTCGAGCTGCTCGGCCACTGAAAATTACAGCGCTAGAGCCTGACTCTTCTTCATCTCCCATCTCAGCTAACAACAGAACACCAAAGAACAAAAGTCCAAAAGTTCTGGACCGTAGGTCTCCACGAAGTCCTGTCTCCGAG AAGAAGAGGCCAAGCAGAATAACTGAGCTCGAGTCACTAGTCTCACAGCTTCATGAAGAGCTGAAGAAAGCCAAAGATCAAGTCATTGAGTCCGAGACATCAAAGAAGCAAGCAGAGCTAGAAGCAGAAGAGTCCAGGAAACAGCTAGAAGAACTTTCCTCTAAGCTTCAGGAGAAACATAATCAGGAATGTGATTTCAAGTCTGTTGCTAGTGGTGATGAAATTGCAGGATTGGCTTTTGTTGTTGAGGAGATCAGACAACTCAAGCATCAGATCGAGAATGTGGCTTCTTCTGAAGCTAATCACATGAAGCAAGCTGAGCTGCGTAACTCGGAGATTCACCTTTTGAGAGGGAACTTGATGGAGACACTTTTCCTCGTTGAGAATTTTAGGAACCAGGTTAGGGACTGCGAGGTGTCAGAAGCTGAAACTGAGGCTTTAGCCACCGAGACTCTTAGGCAACTGGAGAACGCTAAAAAGGCAGTGGAAGAGCTGAAGTCAGATGGCGCAAAGGCTGTTGAGAGTTATAAGAAGATGGCTGGAGAGCTTGAACAGTCAAAATCAAGAATGGTACTGCTTGAAGCTCTTGTGACTAAAGATAAAGACTATGAAGAAGTATCTTCCTTAAGATGTGAGGTAGAGCGTCTGAGAGAGGCTTTAGAAGCTTCTGATAGAAAGGGCCAAGAGGGGAGTGTGGAGGCTTCTTCTCGGTTAAGGATACAAGCTGAACTCCAGTCTGAGTTAAAGATTGCTAGATCCGAGATAGATGAGCTTAAGGGGAGGTTGGTGGAGAAGGAAGCAGAGTTAGAGTTTGTCTCAGAGGAGAAAGATAACTTATACCTGAAGGAGACAGATGTTGAAACCGAGCTGAAGCAACTTAAGGAGGAGATGGAGACTTTTAAGGCGGATCTGATGGATAAAGAGACAGAACTCCAGATAGTTTCAGACGAGAGCGAGACGTTGAAGTCAGATATCAACAAGAGGGAGAGGGATGTGCAAGACGTGCTGGTGAAGCTAGGGATTGCGATGGAAGAAGCTGACAAGAGTAGCAAGAGGGCGGTGAGAGTGGCAGAGCAGCTGGATGCAACTCAAGCGTCGAACTCGGAGATGGAGGTAGAGCTCAGGAAGCTCAAAGTTCAGTCTAACCAGTGGAGGAAAGCTGCTGAAGCAGCTACGGCTATGCTCTCTGCTGAAAACAACGGGAAGTGTGATAAAACGAACTCTCCTTACTCTGAGGATGTTGATGATGAAGTGACAAAGAAGAAGAATGTGAATGTGCTCAAGAAGATTGGTGTTTTGTGGAAGAAGCCTCAGAAATAG